One part of the Phycisphaerae bacterium genome encodes these proteins:
- a CDS encoding glycosyltransferase family 39 protein, whose amino-acid sequence MPPPADRRTRLFYTGVLAVLLLAGVWRLVLAGAMPAVSRDGVTFCWYARDLGTQGSAYLRGPDARQHPLFPVLILAAQRTARALGAADTPLTWQRSGQLVSGLAGLAAVGLVGALTARLVRRLALPLDRRLAAVLAMLLAALLDLNVWLSCDVLSDGPHLVFYLAAGLLLVQLESWRAAAACGLLSGLAFLTRPEGAVPLLAGLVALVAARPQMPPRRLLARAGLLLLGFLVCAVPYWTVVGRFSAKKDVLEMLPTERAVATVADEAQGPSYALGKLELRDVRWYALLPVVLYELMHAGRVVVPLLALPPLLDLRRRLLAYPLAGLSACATGHLALTLVLLGRFDYLSTRHLLVPVMLLTPLAAMLLARVTTLLWQVGWRRVAVLVVAVSVVPSALYALRIPNGQDGYLTDAAAWLTGHDPDIRACRLLSGSSPRRIAFYADMRWEFWAEQPEYYAALTRLITRGGRGYFALEVGPGFERAGNRELLDKLLHDPAVAAYVGLDFVRPGPDARTELHLVELRATE is encoded by the coding sequence GTGCCGCCACCCGCCGACCGTCGCACGCGTCTCTTCTACACCGGCGTGCTCGCCGTGCTGCTGCTCGCGGGCGTCTGGCGCCTCGTCCTGGCGGGGGCGATGCCGGCTGTCTCCCGCGATGGTGTGACCTTCTGCTGGTACGCGCGCGACCTGGGGACGCAGGGCAGCGCCTACCTGCGTGGTCCGGACGCGCGGCAGCACCCGCTCTTCCCCGTGTTGATCCTGGCGGCGCAACGCACGGCGCGCGCCTTGGGCGCGGCCGACACCCCGCTGACCTGGCAGCGCAGCGGGCAGCTTGTGAGCGGGCTGGCCGGCCTGGCGGCGGTCGGGCTCGTCGGCGCTCTGACCGCGCGGCTCGTGCGACGCCTGGCCTTGCCGCTCGACCGGCGGCTGGCAGCGGTGCTCGCCATGCTGCTGGCGGCGCTGCTGGACCTGAATGTCTGGCTGTCCTGCGACGTGCTCTCCGATGGGCCGCACCTCGTGTTCTACCTCGCCGCCGGTCTGCTGCTCGTGCAGTTGGAGTCGTGGCGCGCGGCGGCGGCCTGCGGACTGCTGAGCGGGCTGGCCTTCCTGACGCGACCGGAAGGTGCCGTGCCCCTCCTCGCCGGGCTGGTGGCGCTGGTGGCCGCGCGCCCGCAGATGCCGCCACGCCGGCTGTTGGCCCGGGCCGGCCTGTTACTTTTGGGCTTCCTCGTCTGTGCCGTGCCGTACTGGACGGTCGTCGGTCGGTTCAGCGCTAAGAAGGACGTCCTCGAGATGCTGCCCACCGAGCGCGCCGTGGCGACCGTCGCGGACGAAGCGCAGGGACCGTCGTATGCGCTCGGCAAGCTCGAACTGCGCGACGTGCGCTGGTACGCGCTGCTGCCCGTTGTGCTCTACGAACTGATGCATGCCGGCCGTGTCGTGGTCCCGTTGCTGGCGCTTCCGCCGCTGCTGGATCTCCGCCGCCGGTTGCTTGCATACCCGCTGGCGGGTTTGAGCGCCTGCGCGACCGGGCACTTGGCCTTGACGCTCGTGCTGCTCGGACGCTTCGATTACCTCTCTACCCGCCACCTGCTCGTGCCCGTGATGCTCCTCACGCCGCTGGCGGCGATGCTCCTGGCACGCGTGACCACCCTGCTCTGGCAGGTCGGCTGGCGGCGGGTGGCGGTCCTGGTCGTAGCGGTCAGCGTTGTCCCGTCCGCGTTATACGCGCTGCGCATCCCGAATGGCCAGGACGGGTATCTCACGGACGCGGCGGCGTGGCTGACCGGGCACGATCCGGACATCCGTGCATGCCGGCTGCTGTCGGGCAGCAGCCCGCGTCGCATTGCCTTTTATGCCGACATGCGCTGGGAATTCTGGGCCGAGCAGCCGGAGTACTACGCCGCGCTGACGCGCCTCATCACGCGCGGCGGACGCGGTTACTTCGCCCTCGAGGTCGGGCCGGGCTTCGAGCGCGCCGGCAATCGCGAGCTGCTGGACAAGCTGCTGCACGATCCAGCCGTGGCGGCGTACGTCGGTTTGGACTTCGTGCGGCCGGGGCCCGACGCCCGGACTGAGCTGCACCTCGTGGAGTTGCGTGCCACGGAATGA
- a CDS encoding FAD-dependent oxidoreductase, protein MAKKVVIVGGVAGGATAAVRARRLDENAEIVLLERGHDVSFANCGLPYHIGGEIEDRAELLLQTPARLKARFSLDVRIRSEVTRIDRGARRVHVRDLAHHREYTEDYDALVLAPGAAPIVPPLPGIDHPAISTLRNMTDMDRIKELVERGAQAAIVVGGGFIGLEMAENLRRRGLTVALVEMLPQVMPPLDPEIAARLHRELTTHEIALHLADAVTGFEDQGGRVRARLKSGAVLDADLVVLAVGVRPESTLAREAGLTLSERGAIVVDEHMRTSDPHIYAVGDAVQVRDPVLGGETLIPLAGPANRQARIAIDNIFGRPTRYRGTFGTSVVRVFRVTAASTGLAEKNLRQRGIAYKKIYVHRSQHAGYFPGAHPMTIKLLFTPTDGKILGAQIVGVAGVDKRIDVLATAQQAGLTVTDLEDLELAYAPQYGSAKDPVNVAGYVATNALRGDEDFIDPAELDDDARPNWTILDVREPREYEAGHIPGAVLIPLGQLRARWEEIPNDKPLVVYCAVGQRAYYATRILRAKGLHPRNLAGGFTMYSLCHAQPPVPGTCG, encoded by the coding sequence ATGGCAAAGAAAGTGGTGATTGTGGGCGGCGTGGCCGGCGGCGCCACGGCCGCCGTGCGGGCTCGCCGCCTGGATGAAAACGCCGAGATCGTTTTGCTCGAACGCGGCCACGATGTGTCGTTCGCCAATTGCGGCTTGCCTTACCACATCGGCGGTGAAATCGAGGATCGCGCCGAGTTGCTGCTCCAGACCCCCGCCAGGCTCAAAGCCCGCTTCAGTCTCGATGTCCGGATTCGCTCCGAAGTGACGCGTATCGATCGTGGCGCCCGGCGTGTTCACGTCCGCGATCTGGCGCACCACCGCGAATACACGGAGGACTACGACGCCCTCGTGCTGGCGCCCGGCGCGGCGCCCATCGTCCCGCCACTGCCCGGAATCGACCACCCCGCGATCAGCACCCTCCGCAATATGACGGACATGGACCGCATCAAGGAACTCGTCGAGCGCGGGGCGCAGGCCGCCATCGTCGTGGGGGGCGGGTTCATCGGGCTGGAGATGGCCGAAAACCTCCGGCGCCGCGGCCTGACGGTCGCGCTGGTCGAAATGCTGCCGCAGGTCATGCCGCCACTGGACCCGGAAATCGCAGCCCGCTTGCACCGTGAACTGACCACCCACGAAATCGCCTTGCACCTGGCCGACGCCGTCACCGGGTTCGAAGACCAGGGCGGACGCGTGCGGGCACGTCTGAAGAGTGGTGCCGTGCTGGATGCCGACCTCGTCGTCCTCGCGGTGGGCGTGCGCCCTGAATCGACGCTGGCGCGCGAGGCCGGGCTGACGCTGTCCGAGCGCGGCGCGATCGTCGTCGATGAGCACATGCGGACCAGCGACCCGCACATCTACGCCGTCGGCGATGCCGTCCAGGTCCGCGACCCCGTGCTCGGCGGCGAGACGCTGATTCCGTTGGCGGGGCCGGCGAACCGCCAGGCCCGCATCGCCATCGACAACATCTTCGGCCGGCCAACGCGTTATCGCGGCACGTTCGGCACGAGCGTGGTCCGCGTGTTCCGCGTGACCGCAGCATCCACCGGCCTCGCGGAGAAAAACCTGAGGCAGCGCGGTATCGCGTACAAGAAAATCTACGTGCACCGGTCGCAGCACGCCGGCTATTTTCCGGGGGCGCATCCGATGACGATCAAACTGCTGTTTACGCCAACGGACGGCAAGATCCTCGGCGCGCAGATCGTCGGCGTGGCTGGCGTGGACAAGCGGATCGACGTTCTGGCGACGGCGCAGCAGGCCGGCCTGACCGTCACGGACCTGGAAGACCTGGAGCTGGCCTACGCCCCGCAGTACGGCTCCGCCAAGGACCCGGTGAACGTCGCGGGCTACGTCGCGACCAACGCCCTGCGTGGCGACGAGGATTTCATCGATCCGGCGGAACTCGACGACGACGCGCGGCCTAACTGGACGATCCTGGACGTGCGCGAACCGCGCGAATACGAAGCCGGGCACATACCCGGCGCCGTGTTGATTCCGCTCGGGCAGTTGCGCGCACGCTGGGAGGAAATCCCGAACGACAAGCCGCTGGTGGTATATTGCGCCGTTGGGCAGCGGGCCTACTACGCCACGCGGATCCTGCGCGCAAAGGGCCTGCACCCGCGAAACCTCGCCGGCGGGTTCACGATGTACTCGCTCTGCCACGCACAGCCGCCGGTCCCGGGCACCTGTGGATGA
- a CDS encoding PTS sugar transporter subunit IIA, translated as MPYRNITLEELARHIGMDARIVRRMAEKGTLPGQMVGGEWRFNRAQLLDWLQREMHTLDEIHVRNLERAMREQGDAGDRVIGAYLASEAVEMYLPAKSRPSVLRELVRLAERTGLVYDAAEIIASLEEREALAPTALPRGIAFPHPRRPLPYATAEPLVCLGRIPGGIPFGAPDGRLTDLFVLVCANDERQHLGILARLAMMFSTDLPARLREVESSQEALELMLATEVAFVAQD; from the coding sequence ATGCCGTATCGGAACATAACGCTGGAGGAGCTCGCGCGCCACATCGGCATGGATGCGCGCATCGTGCGCCGCATGGCCGAGAAGGGGACGCTGCCGGGGCAGATGGTCGGCGGAGAATGGCGGTTCAATCGCGCGCAACTGCTCGACTGGCTCCAACGCGAGATGCACACCCTCGACGAAATCCACGTGCGGAACCTCGAACGGGCGATGCGCGAGCAGGGCGACGCCGGCGACCGGGTGATCGGGGCATACCTGGCCTCGGAAGCCGTGGAGATGTACCTGCCGGCCAAGTCACGGCCGTCGGTGCTGCGTGAGCTCGTGCGGCTGGCGGAGCGCACGGGCCTGGTCTATGACGCAGCAGAAATCATCGCCTCGCTGGAGGAGCGTGAAGCCCTGGCACCGACCGCCCTGCCCCGCGGCATCGCGTTTCCGCACCCGCGGCGTCCACTGCCCTACGCAACGGCGGAGCCGTTGGTGTGCCTGGGGCGGATCCCCGGCGGGATTCCGTTTGGGGCCCCGGATGGGCGGCTGACCGACCTGTTCGTGCTGGTGTGTGCCAATGACGAACGGCAGCACCTCGGGATTCTGGCGCGGCTGGCCATGATGTTCAGCACGGACCTGCCGGCCAGGCTACGCGAGGTGGAATCATCGCAGGAGGCGCTGGAGCTCATGCTCGCGACGGAGGTGGCGTTCGTCGCGCAGGACTGA
- a CDS encoding response regulator transcription factor encodes MSMNVSEPTVFVVDDDEALCDALRALLESEGLRVQCFTSAEAFLAAYRPGVPGCLVLDVRMRGMSGLELQSRLARENLALPVIIMTGHGDIPMAVRAMKVGAVDFLEKPVNDQVLIRRIRMSLLESQRRHQQQTAQDDLAARLATLTPREREVLDLVVGGQVNKQIAAELGVSEKTIEVHRKRLMQKMGVHSAVGLVRIVMGSQPGL; translated from the coding sequence CTGAGCATGAACGTCAGTGAACCGACCGTCTTCGTGGTGGACGACGACGAAGCGCTGTGCGACGCGCTCCGGGCCTTGCTCGAGTCCGAGGGGCTGCGCGTGCAGTGCTTCACTTCGGCCGAGGCGTTTCTGGCGGCTTACCGGCCGGGTGTGCCGGGCTGCCTGGTGCTGGATGTGCGGATGCGCGGGATGAGCGGCCTCGAGCTGCAAAGCCGCCTGGCGCGCGAGAACCTTGCGCTGCCGGTCATCATCATGACCGGACACGGGGACATCCCGATGGCCGTGCGGGCGATGAAGGTCGGGGCCGTGGATTTCCTGGAAAAGCCCGTCAACGACCAGGTGCTCATCCGCCGGATTCGCATGTCCCTGCTCGAAAGCCAGCGCCGCCATCAGCAGCAGACCGCCCAGGACGACCTCGCGGCCCGCCTGGCGACGCTCACGCCGCGCGAACGGGAAGTGCTCGATCTCGTCGTCGGCGGGCAAGTGAACAAGCAGATCGCTGCCGAGCTCGGCGTCAGCGAGAAAACCATCGAGGTGCATCGCAAACGGCTCATGCAGAAAATGGGGGTGCACAGCGCCGTGGGCCTGGTGCGCATCGTCATGGGGTCCCAACCTGGTTTATAA
- a CDS encoding peptidylprolyl isomerase, whose translation MRAVYIPLLTTLCLDCIVPVWGQTPPASAPTAASQPATQPDAVAAVVNGKPILVREVEERVKERTPAEVLNNPQMANVLAQQRSRYLESLIENRLLDDEVDKEGIRITDEEMATLMDEELEGYLSNNGLSRDEFEAQLLAQRGKTLKEFLADRVKDPTLRAMAARKRLLEKRNAAGLAASDTDVAGYYEKTKEKRYTRPEQVRASHILISTENLPEAEKAAARNRAELVRAEACKPGADFATLAAQYSACPSRARGGDLGFLSRKGLMTEAFAAAAFALQPGQVSELVESQHGFHIIKVTDRRGPALLPFEQVERGIRVLLSQQRVGTELKNLGTTLRAAAQVTYTPGWEPKFLPLQPGAAASQPAPAPQ comes from the coding sequence ATGCGCGCTGTGTACATCCCGCTGCTGACGACCCTGTGTCTCGACTGCATCGTGCCGGTTTGGGGGCAGACGCCACCCGCGTCCGCACCTACGGCCGCAAGCCAGCCGGCCACACAGCCCGACGCCGTCGCTGCGGTCGTGAATGGAAAGCCGATCCTGGTCCGCGAGGTTGAGGAGCGGGTGAAGGAGCGCACACCCGCGGAGGTATTGAACAACCCGCAAATGGCGAATGTACTGGCGCAGCAGCGCTCGCGCTATCTCGAATCGCTGATCGAGAACCGCTTACTCGACGACGAGGTGGACAAGGAAGGCATCCGGATCACCGACGAAGAGATGGCCACGCTGATGGACGAGGAACTGGAGGGCTACCTGTCGAACAACGGGCTGTCACGCGACGAGTTCGAGGCCCAGCTCCTGGCCCAGCGCGGCAAGACGCTCAAGGAGTTCCTGGCGGACCGCGTCAAAGACCCCACGCTACGGGCGATGGCGGCGCGCAAGCGGCTCCTGGAGAAGCGAAACGCGGCGGGATTGGCCGCGTCCGACACCGACGTGGCGGGCTATTACGAGAAGACCAAGGAGAAACGGTACACGCGGCCCGAGCAGGTCCGTGCCAGCCATATTCTCATCAGCACCGAGAATCTGCCGGAGGCCGAGAAAGCGGCCGCGCGGAACCGGGCCGAACTCGTGCGCGCGGAAGCCTGCAAGCCCGGCGCCGATTTCGCCACGCTGGCGGCGCAGTATTCCGCGTGCCCGTCGCGGGCGCGCGGCGGCGACCTGGGTTTCTTGTCCCGAAAGGGTCTGATGACGGAGGCGTTCGCGGCCGCTGCGTTTGCCCTGCAGCCCGGACAGGTCAGCGAGCTCGTCGAGTCGCAGCACGGCTTCCACATCATCAAGGTGACAGATCGGCGGGGGCCGGCATTGCTGCCGTTTGAACAAGTCGAGCGCGGCATCCGGGTCCTGTTGTCGCAACAGCGCGTCGGCACCGAGCTGAAGAACCTGGGGACCACGTTGCGCGCCGCGGCGCAAGTGACGTATACGCCGGGCTGGGAACCCAAGTTCCTGCCGCTGCAGCCAGGGGCGGCCGCGTCGCAACCCGCGCCGGCGCCACAATAG
- a CDS encoding YceH family protein yields the protein MAERLNTIERRVLGVLIEKALAQPQYYPMTLNAIVAACNQKSNRDPVLELDEEEVWNTLEVLRAAGVISRLLPGGASRVERFKHEVKEFFGWEKPQRAVMAELLLRGPQTVGELRTHCMRMYAFENTEAVAAVLDTLAQSTPPRVAPLPRGPGQSAIRYAHRLYNDAEWTALAQVGLAAAAPVQPATSASPASDWQTPVERLQAEVNELRSTLSDLQRRIEALEG from the coding sequence ATGGCAGAGAGATTGAACACGATCGAGCGGCGGGTGCTGGGCGTCCTCATCGAGAAGGCCCTCGCGCAGCCACAGTATTACCCCATGACGCTCAATGCGATCGTCGCGGCGTGCAACCAGAAGAGCAACCGCGACCCGGTGCTGGAGCTCGACGAGGAGGAGGTCTGGAACACCCTCGAGGTCTTGCGGGCGGCGGGCGTGATCTCACGACTGCTGCCCGGCGGGGCCTCGCGCGTCGAGCGCTTCAAGCACGAGGTCAAGGAGTTCTTCGGCTGGGAGAAGCCGCAGCGCGCCGTGATGGCCGAACTGCTGCTGCGCGGACCGCAAACCGTCGGTGAGCTGCGCACCCACTGCATGCGCATGTACGCCTTTGAGAACACGGAGGCCGTCGCCGCCGTGCTCGACACGCTCGCGCAGAGCACGCCGCCGCGCGTCGCCCCCTTGCCGCGCGGCCCGGGCCAGTCGGCCATACGCTACGCGCACCGGCTGTACAACGACGCCGAGTGGACGGCACTCGCGCAGGTGGGGCTGGCCGCAGCCGCGCCGGTTCAGCCGGCGACTTCCGCGAGCCCGGCGAGCGACTGGCAGACGCCGGTGGAGCGACTGCAGGCCGAGGTGAACGAGCTCCGGAGTACGCTCAGCGATTTGCAGCGGCGCATCGAGGCGTTGGAGGGGTAA
- a CDS encoding PAS domain S-box protein — MAAGAPASLGAWVEEYGRLLRAQVAQPGEPGLARAAELGAQLGQAGVPLTELIAAHARGLADLAAAEGVVRGECVAAAMGALARLVASYEAARGGGTPERAASEAYYREVLEHSRDLIYCLRIPDGVMEYVSRSCESLTGLTRDEITALGYEGLVARVHPDDRGRVWPLDVLQATGDATVEFRFRHRDDTYRCMSVTQCFIADGNAATRAAVGVVRDVTEQRRTDEELRRHREHLETLVAQRTRELEQANARLQAERDHSAQIIQGAAALVCVVTPEGLTTFANPAVEQVTGYRAPELIGRNWFEIFYPGEERVQIERLLRDFEQGDVRDYEMVLTTKTGEKRTISWNSINRRDAQGRLREIIGLGTDVTERKRAEEAVRDSRQHLESIINAIADPVFVKDEHHRLVLANDRFCALVDRPREELLGRTEAGLLPPDRVAVYHREDDAVLASGAAQVSEEEYTDARGVTHTVVTKKSRYVDAAGARFVVGVTRDITEHRFAEREVRLFKTISDSAGYGAAIADIDGRMIYVNAAGARMHGYEVAEMVGRNISMLYTPEQMVHVRELTERLRRGETLVGVEVWRLHRDGHVFPTLMNITSIKDEHADREYVSATAIDITDRKQAEELLRIQRDLGLALSAASDLQEALRLVLDAACHIAGIEAGGIYLTDPQTGGLHLWAHRGLSPAFVDRESHWPADEPHVQAVLAGEPFYGPAVDLPVLDEALQREGIRYLAVIPIRHEGRVIGSLNLGSRALDELPPMARHALEAVAASVGGAMARVRAELALRASEERFRVLCTTAPTGIFLSDDSGQCLYANPSLEAITGLSAAECYGHGWLDVVHPQDRDGVRAEMQRTLAERRPFGREFRLLRRDGAERWVHVRVTDMATQTDGTWLRVGTVEDITVGKAAQEANRRHHDELAHAARVSTLGEMTSGLAHELTQPLSAILYHARACGTRLNSGAWSVPQALGTLEKIAAQAERAGDFIRRMKAFVRKAEPGRALVDVNAVVREALTFAAPDLLEHDMAPRLELADQPLMALLDRIQIEHVVLNLLRNAIEALLALPPAERLLVVRTARPDADHVQVGVHNNGPPLDAQVLEHVFDPFFTTKPHGTGLGLSISRTIVEDTHGGELWVHSGAEGGTTFGFTLPVTAEAEHERQ; from the coding sequence ATGGCCGCAGGGGCTCCGGCAAGTCTTGGCGCGTGGGTGGAGGAGTACGGACGACTGTTGCGCGCGCAGGTCGCGCAGCCGGGAGAGCCGGGCCTGGCGCGGGCCGCGGAGCTGGGCGCGCAACTCGGGCAGGCGGGGGTGCCGCTGACGGAGCTGATCGCGGCCCACGCGCGCGGGCTGGCGGACCTGGCGGCCGCGGAGGGTGTCGTGCGAGGGGAGTGCGTGGCGGCCGCGATGGGCGCCCTTGCGCGGCTGGTCGCGTCCTATGAAGCCGCGCGCGGTGGTGGCACGCCGGAGCGCGCCGCCAGCGAGGCGTACTATCGTGAAGTGCTGGAGCACTCCCGCGACCTGATCTACTGCCTCCGCATTCCTGACGGGGTCATGGAGTACGTCAGCCGGTCGTGTGAATCGCTGACGGGTCTGACGCGCGATGAAATCACCGCGTTGGGCTATGAAGGTCTCGTGGCCCGCGTGCATCCCGACGACCGGGGGCGCGTCTGGCCGCTGGACGTGTTGCAGGCGACTGGTGACGCGACCGTGGAGTTCCGTTTCCGGCATCGCGATGACACCTACCGCTGTATGAGTGTCACACAGTGTTTCATCGCCGACGGGAACGCGGCGACCCGTGCGGCGGTGGGTGTGGTCCGGGACGTGACGGAGCAACGGCGGACGGACGAGGAATTGCGCCGTCACCGCGAGCACCTCGAGACCCTGGTCGCGCAGCGCACCCGCGAGCTGGAACAGGCCAACGCACGGCTGCAGGCCGAGCGGGACCACTCGGCGCAGATCATTCAGGGCGCGGCCGCGCTGGTGTGCGTCGTCACGCCGGAGGGGTTGACGACGTTTGCCAACCCGGCCGTCGAGCAGGTCACCGGCTATCGCGCGCCAGAGCTGATCGGCCGGAACTGGTTCGAGATCTTCTATCCGGGCGAGGAGCGCGTCCAGATCGAGCGCCTGCTGCGGGACTTCGAGCAGGGCGATGTCCGCGACTACGAGATGGTGCTGACCACCAAGACGGGGGAGAAGCGCACGATCTCGTGGAACTCGATCAATCGGCGCGACGCGCAGGGCCGCTTGCGCGAGATCATCGGCCTCGGCACGGATGTGACGGAGCGCAAGCGGGCCGAAGAAGCGGTGCGCGACTCCCGGCAGCATCTGGAGAGCATCATCAATGCGATCGCGGATCCGGTGTTCGTGAAGGACGAGCACCACCGCCTGGTGCTGGCTAACGACAGGTTCTGCGCCTTGGTTGATCGCCCGCGGGAGGAATTACTGGGCCGCACCGAAGCAGGTCTCCTGCCGCCGGACCGCGTGGCCGTCTATCACCGCGAAGACGACGCCGTGCTGGCCAGCGGCGCGGCGCAAGTCAGCGAGGAGGAGTACACGGATGCGCGCGGCGTGACGCACACAGTCGTCACCAAGAAGTCGCGGTACGTCGACGCCGCGGGCGCGCGGTTTGTCGTCGGGGTCACCCGCGACATCACCGAGCACCGCTTCGCGGAGCGGGAAGTGCGGCTGTTCAAGACGATCTCGGACAGCGCCGGGTACGGGGCCGCGATCGCGGACATCGACGGCCGCATGATCTACGTCAACGCCGCGGGGGCCCGCATGCACGGGTACGAGGTGGCCGAGATGGTCGGCCGCAACATCTCCATGCTCTACACGCCCGAGCAGATGGTACACGTGCGAGAGCTCACCGAGCGGCTGCGGCGCGGCGAGACTCTGGTCGGCGTGGAAGTGTGGCGTCTGCACCGCGATGGGCACGTCTTTCCCACGCTGATGAACATCACGTCCATCAAGGACGAGCACGCAGATCGCGAATACGTCTCGGCGACGGCCATCGACATCACCGATCGCAAGCAGGCCGAGGAGCTGCTGCGCATCCAACGTGACCTCGGCCTGGCCCTGAGCGCCGCCAGCGATCTGCAGGAGGCGCTGCGCCTGGTCCTCGACGCGGCGTGCCACATCGCCGGCATCGAGGCCGGCGGCATCTATCTCACGGATCCGCAGACGGGCGGGTTGCATCTCTGGGCCCACCGGGGCCTCTCCCCGGCGTTCGTGGACCGGGAGTCCCACTGGCCCGCGGACGAGCCGCACGTGCAGGCTGTTCTGGCCGGCGAGCCGTTCTACGGCCCCGCCGTGGACTTGCCCGTCCTGGACGAAGCTCTGCAGCGTGAGGGGATCCGATACTTGGCGGTAATCCCGATCCGGCACGAAGGCCGAGTCATCGGATCGCTGAATCTGGGCTCGCGTGCGCTCGACGAGCTGCCACCCATGGCGCGCCACGCGCTCGAGGCTGTGGCGGCCTCGGTCGGCGGCGCGATGGCCCGCGTCCGGGCCGAGCTGGCCCTGCGCGCGAGCGAGGAGCGTTTCCGCGTCCTGTGCACGACCGCCCCGACCGGTATCTTCCTCTCCGACGACAGTGGGCAGTGCTTATATGCCAACCCCAGCCTGGAGGCGATTACAGGCCTGTCCGCCGCGGAATGCTACGGCCACGGCTGGCTGGACGTGGTGCATCCCCAGGATCGCGACGGTGTGCGCGCCGAGATGCAGCGCACCCTCGCCGAGCGCCGCCCGTTCGGCCGCGAGTTCCGACTCCTGCGCCGGGACGGCGCCGAACGCTGGGTGCACGTGCGCGTCACGGACATGGCCACGCAGACCGACGGCACATGGCTTCGCGTCGGGACCGTCGAGGACATCACCGTCGGCAAGGCGGCGCAGGAAGCCAACCGGCGACACCACGACGAGCTGGCCCACGCCGCGCGCGTGAGCACCCTCGGCGAGATGACGTCCGGCCTCGCCCATGAGCTGACCCAGCCCCTGTCCGCGATTCTCTATCACGCCCGCGCCTGCGGCACGCGCCTGAACAGCGGCGCCTGGAGCGTGCCCCAGGCCCTGGGCACGCTCGAGAAGATTGCGGCCCAGGCCGAGCGGGCCGGCGACTTCATCCGACGCATGAAGGCTTTCGTGCGGAAGGCCGAGCCCGGCCGCGCGCTGGTGGATGTCAATGCCGTCGTCCGCGAAGCACTCACGTTTGCGGCGCCTGACCTGCTCGAACACGATATGGCCCCGCGGCTCGAGCTGGCCGACCAGCCGCTGATGGCGCTGCTGGACCGGATCCAGATCGAGCACGTGGTGCTGAACCTCTTGCGCAACGCGATCGAGGCCTTGCTCGCGCTGCCCCCGGCGGAGCGCCTGCTGGTCGTGCGCACCGCGCGGCCGGACGCGGACCACGTCCAGGTCGGTGTGCACAACAACGGTCCGCCGCTGGATGCCCAGGTGCTCGAGCATGTCTTCGATCCGTTCTTCACGACCAAGCCGCATGGCACCGGGCTGGGGCTGTCCATCAGCCGCACGATCGTCGAGGACACGCACGGCGGCGAGCTCTGGGTCCACAGCGGTGCGGAGGGCGGGACCACCTTTGGATTCACGCTCCCGGTCACCGCGGAGGCTGAGCATGAACGTCAGTGA
- a CDS encoding sugar phosphate isomerase/epimerase: MSKNIIACRTPSYAPFESLAYAHLAGLGIRYVEIPLPAADALEQERAALQRHGLMASSLHGECDVRRADTGAQIAAQIPILAALGTKILFVSVKAENTPLPTVYARLREAGEAAAKHGVTIVLETHPDLITNAEVALATMRGVGHANVRINYDTANIYFYNQDVDGVAELRRMAPYVGAVHLKDTDGGYRHWHFPALGRGIVRFAEVFKILDGSGFAGPYTLEIEGIEGEPKTERLICDRVAESAGYLRGLGRL, from the coding sequence ATGAGCAAGAACATCATCGCATGTCGGACACCGAGCTACGCTCCCTTTGAGAGCCTGGCGTACGCGCATCTGGCCGGCCTGGGCATCCGATACGTGGAAATCCCGCTGCCCGCCGCCGACGCGCTCGAGCAGGAGCGGGCCGCGCTGCAGCGACACGGCCTGATGGCCAGCAGTCTGCACGGCGAGTGCGACGTGCGCCGAGCCGACACCGGGGCGCAGATCGCGGCCCAGATCCCGATACTCGCCGCCCTCGGCACGAAGATCCTGTTTGTCTCGGTCAAGGCCGAAAATACGCCGCTGCCGACGGTGTACGCGCGGCTGCGTGAAGCGGGGGAGGCCGCGGCCAAGCATGGTGTGACGATTGTTCTGGAAACGCACCCGGACCTGATCACCAATGCGGAGGTGGCGCTGGCGACGATGCGGGGTGTGGGGCACGCGAATGTGCGCATAAACTATGACACCGCAAACATTTACTTCTACAACCAGGATGTGGACGGCGTCGCGGAACTGCGACGGATGGCGCCGTATGTCGGCGCGGTGCACCTGAAGGACACGGACGGAGGCTATCGGCACTGGCATTTCCCGGCGCTTGGACGTGGGATCGTGCGTTTCGCCGAGGTGTTCAAGATTCTGGATGGAAGCGGTTTCGCCGGCCCGTACACCCTCGAGATTGAGGGCATCGAGGGTGAACCGAAGACGGAGAGGCTGATCTGTGACCGAGTGGCGGAGTCGGCGGGGTACCTGCGGGGGTTAGGGCGACTCTAA